The following proteins are encoded in a genomic region of Mycobacterium kiyosense:
- a CDS encoding TetR family transcriptional regulator — translation MAVTTGKKRRGRPAGSSDTRERILTCAREMFADKGIDKTSIRAVAAAAGVDAALVHHYFGTKERLFAAAVHIPIDPMQVIGQLSEVPVEEIGLQLPSLLLPLWDSELGAGLIATLRSLVAGDEVGLARSFLQEIVGGAVGARVDNPPGTGKIRTQFVVSQMMGVVMARYIIKLEPFASLPTEQIAQTIAPNLQRYLTGDLPEGFAP, via the coding sequence GTGGCGGTCACCACCGGCAAGAAGCGGCGCGGCCGCCCGGCCGGCAGCTCGGACACCCGCGAGCGGATTCTGACGTGTGCGCGAGAGATGTTCGCCGACAAGGGCATTGACAAGACTTCGATCCGTGCGGTGGCCGCGGCGGCCGGAGTGGACGCGGCGTTGGTGCATCACTACTTCGGCACCAAAGAGCGGCTTTTCGCCGCCGCGGTGCACATTCCGATCGACCCGATGCAGGTGATCGGGCAGTTATCGGAAGTGCCGGTCGAAGAGATCGGACTGCAGCTGCCGTCGCTGCTGCTGCCGCTGTGGGATTCCGAACTGGGCGCCGGACTGATCGCCACCTTGCGATCGCTGGTCGCCGGCGACGAGGTCGGACTGGCGAGGTCGTTTCTGCAGGAGATCGTCGGCGGCGCTGTGGGGGCCAGGGTCGACAACCCGCCGGGGACCGGCAAGATCCGCACCCAGTTCGTGGTGTCGCAGATGATGGGTGTGGTGATGGCGCGCTACATAATCAAGCTGGAGCCGTTCGCGTCGCTACCGACCGAGCAGATCGCCCAGACCATCGCGCCCAACCTGCAGCGCTACCTCACCGGGGATCTGCCGGAGGGCTTTGCGCCGTGA